A DNA window from Ipomoea triloba cultivar NCNSP0323 chromosome 10, ASM357664v1 contains the following coding sequences:
- the LOC116031534 gene encoding cullin-4-like: MSHPNNTNPSIPNKRSSSCSPTTTSTAGTSGAPPPSPPPPLYFSQAMKKAKTHAVACSLDTNNNAVHFSSDPSLAANIEDPSLAADVPTSAATSGGVTANLSRKKATPPQPAKKLVIKLLKAKPTLPTNFEDDTWSTLKSAISAIFLKQPDPCDLEKLYQAVNDLCLHKMGGSLYQRIEKECEAHVAAALQSLVGQSEDLVVFLSLVEKCWQDFCDQMLMIRGIALYLDRTYVKQTPNVRSLWDMGLQLFRKHLSLASEVEHKTVFGLLQMIESERLGEAVDRTLLNHLLKMFTALGIYSESFEKPFLEGTSEFYAAEGVKFMQQADVPDYLKHVEVRLHEEQERCLHYLDASTRKPLIATTEKQLLERHISAILDKGFTMLIDGSRIEDIQRMYMLFSRVNALESLRQALSSYIRRTGQGIVMDEEKDKDMVSNLLEFKASLDKIWEESLSKNEAFSNTIKDAFEHLINLRQNRPAELIAKFLDEKLRAGNKGTSEEELEGTLDKVLVLFRFIQGKDVFEAFYKKDLAKRLLLGKSASIDAEKSMISKLKTECGSQFTNKLEGMFKDIELSKEINESFKQSSQARTKLPMGIEMSVHVLTTGYWPTYPPMDVRLPHELNVYQDIFKEFYLSKYSGRRLMWQNSLGHCVLKAEFPKGKKELAVSLFQTVVLMLFNDAENLSFQDIREATSIEDKELRRTLQSLACGKVRVLQKIPKGRDVEDDDTFVFNDQFTAPLYRIKVNAIQMKETVEENTSTTERVFQDRQYQVDAAIVRIMKTRKVLSHTLLIAELFQQLKFPIKPADLKKRIESLIDREYLERDKNNPQIYNYLA; this comes from the exons ATGTCTCATCCTAACAACACTAACCCCTCCATTCCCAACAAGCGCTCATCTTCTTGCTCTCCCACCACTACTTCCACCGCCGGCACCAGCGGAGCGCCTCCaccgtcgccgccgccgccgctctATTTCTCCCAGGCGATGAAGAAGGCCAAGACCCACGCCGTCGCGTGCTCTCTTGATACTAACAACAACGCTGTCCACTTCTCCTCCGACCCTTCTCTCGCCGCCAACATCGAGGATCCGAGCCTCGCCGCCGATGTTCCTACCAGCGCCGCCACTTCCGGTGGCGTCACTGCCAATTTGTCTCGAAAGAAGGCCACTCCTCCTCAGCCTGCCAAGAAGCTAGTCATTAAGCTTCTTAAAG CAAAACCAACATTACCAACAAATTTTGAAGACGACACATGGTCAACACTAAAGTCGGCTATTAGTGCGATATTCTTGAAGCAGCCTGATCCTTGTGACTTGGAGAAGCTCTACCAG GCTGTCAATGACCTTTGTCTTCACAAGATGGGGGGAAGTCTCTATCAGCGGATTGAAAAAGAGTGTGAAGCACACGTAGCTGCAGCACTGCAGTCTTTGGTTGGCCAAAGTGAAGATCTGGTGGTGTTTTTATCACTTGTTGAGAAGTGTTGGCAGGACTTTTGTGACCAGATGTTGATGATTCGTGGTATAGCTTTGTATCTTGATAGAACATATGTGAAACAAACTCCTAATGTTCGTTCACTTTGGGATATGGGCCTACAGCTTTTTCGCAAACATCTTTCTCTTGCTTCGGAAGTAGAACACAAAACGGTGTTTGGCCTTCTACAGATGATTGAGAGTGAGAG ATTAGGTGAAGCAGTTGATAGGACTCTTCTTAATCATCTTTTGAAGATGTTCACTGCTTTAGGAATTTATTCAGAGAGCTTTGAGAAGCCATTTCTTGAGGGCACTTCTGAATTTTATGCTGCTGAAGGTGTCAAGTTCATGCAACAAGCAGATGTGCCAGATTACCTGAAACATGTAGAG GTAAGGTTGCATGAAGAACAGGAAAGATGTTTGCATTATCTTGATGCAAGTACAAGAAAACCACTGATAGCAACTACTGAAAAGCAATTACTAGAACGCCATATCTCTGCAATTCTTGATAAG GGTTTCACAATGCTAATAGATGGGAGTCGTATTGAGGATATTCAAAGGATGTATATGCTTTTCTCAAGGGTGAATGCCCTTGAATCCTTAAGGCAAGCCCTTAGCTCATACATCCGAAGAACTGGACAGGGCATTGTTATGGATGAAGAAAAAGACAAAGATATGGTTTCCAACCTATTAGAGTTCAAGGCATCTCTTGATAAGATATGGGAAGAAAGCTTAAGTAAAAATGAAGCATTTAGCAACACCATTAAGGATGCATTTGAGCATCTCATAAATCTCCGCCAG AATCGCCCTGCTGAGCTGATTGCTAAGTTTTTGGATGAAAAACTTCGTGCTGGGAATAAGGGTACATCAGAGGAGGAATTGGAGGGTACTCTGGATAAAGTTTTGGTTTTATTCAGATTTATACAG GGCAAGGATGTGTTTGAAGcattctataagaaagatcttgcGAAAAGGCTTTTGTTGGGAAAGAGTGCTTCTATTGACGCAGAGAAGTCCATGATTTCAAAG TTGAAGACAGAGTGTGGTAGCCAATTTACCAATAAACTTGAAGGGATGTTCAAG GATATTGAACTATCAAAAGAGATAAATGAATCATTTAAGCAATCATCCCAAGCAAGGACTAAACTCCCAATGGGAATTGAGATGAGTGTTCATGTGTTAACTACTGG GTACTGGCCAACATATCCACCCATGGATGTTCGGCTTCCCCATGAACTCAATGTGTATCAG GATATTTTCAAGGAGTTTTACCTCAGCAAATACAGTGGGAGGCGCTTAATGTGGCAAAATTCATTGGGCCATTGTGTCCTGAAAGCAGAATTTCCCAAAGGTAAAAAGGAGCTGGCTGTTTCCCTATTTCAG ACTGTTGTTTTGATGCTTTTCAATGATGCGGAAAATCTTAGCTTTCAAGATATAAGAGAGGCCACTAGCATTGAAGATAAAGAGCTAAGGAGGACTTTGCAATCTCTTGCATGTGGGAAGGTGCGGGTTCTACAAAAG ATACCAAAAGGAAGAGATGTGGAGGATGATGATACCTTTGTGTTCAATGATCAATTTACTGCTCCACTTTATCGTATAAAG GTAAATGCCATCCAGATGAAAGAAACAGTTGAGGAGAACACAAGTACCACTGAGAGGGTATTCCAGGACCGTCAATACCAG GTTGATGCTGCCATTGTTAGGATAATGAAGACCAGAAAAGTGCTTAGTC